A portion of the Raphanus sativus cultivar WK10039 unplaced genomic scaffold, ASM80110v3 Scaffold2927, whole genome shotgun sequence genome contains these proteins:
- the LOC130506142 gene encoding putative methylesterase 14, chloroplastic — protein sequence MGNKIISMMKKDRKDGSKSMRMNRSQRKLLADEEMLHRRALSMAIRQTQLSQRFDGSMSKRVGSTSTRKQQRTLSDPFSNAKQVPDFSLESLTVKRFVLVHGEGFGAWCWYKIVASLEESGLSPITVDLTGSGFNMTDTNTVSTLEEYSKPLIQYLESLPEEEKVILVGHSTGGASISYALERFPEKISKAIFLCATMVSDGQRPFDVFSEELGSAERFMKESQFLIYGNGKDKPPTGFMFEKQHMKGLYFNQSPNKDIALAMISMRPVPLGPMMEKVSLTAERYGKGRRFYVQTLDDLALSPDVQEKLVRENSPEGVFKIKGSDHSPFFSKPQSLHKILLEIAQIP from the exons ATGGGTAACAAGATCATCTCCATGATGAAGAAAGATAGAAAAGATGGGTCCAAGAGCATGAGAATGAATCGTTCACAGAGAAAATTGCTGGCTGATGAAGAGATGTTGCATCGACGAGCTCTGTCTATGGCGATTCGTCAAACTCAGCTCTCTCAGAGATTCGACGGATCCATGTCTAAACGGGTCGGGTCTACAAGCACCAGGAAACAACAACGCACCCTCTCTGACCCTTTTTCAAATGCCAAGCAG GTACCAGACTTTTCATTAGAGAGCTTGACAGTGAAAAGATTCGTCTTGGTGCATGGTGAAGGCTTTGGGGCATGGTGTTGGTACAAAATTGTTGCTTCATTGGAAGAGTCAGGACTGTCTCCTATCACCGTCGACCTTACTGGATCTGGATTTAATATGACTGACACAAACACTGTCTCTACCTTGGAGGAATATTCAAAACCACTGATCCAGTACCTTGAATCTCTCCCTGAAGAAGAAAAG GTTATTCTGGTGGGTCATAGCACTGGAGGTGCGTCCATTTCGTACGCTTTAGAGAGGTTTCCAGAGAAAATCTCGAAAGCTATATTCCTATGTGCAACCATGGTTTCTGATGGCCAAAGACCATTTGATGTTTTCTCTGAAGAG CTTGGTTCTGCAGAGAGGTTCATGAAAGAGTCGCAGTTCTTGATCTACGGGAACGGGAAAGACAAGCCTCCTACAGGGTTCATGTTTGAGAAACAACACATGAAAGGCTTGTATTTCAATCAATCACCCAACAAG GATATAGCATTGGCTATGATCTCGATGAGACCAGTACCACTTGGACCAATGATGGAGAAGGTATCTCTGACCGCAGAAAGATACGGGAAAGGGAGAAGATTCTACGTTCAGACGCTGGACGACCTTGCGCTCTCACCAGACGTTCAAGAGAAGCTAGTGAGAGAGAATAGCCCTGAAGGAGTTTTCAAGATCAAAGGAAGTGATCATTCTCCTTTCTTCTCAAAGCCTCAATCTCTCCACAAAATCCTTCTCGAGATTGCACAGATTCCTTAA